CCCGGTTCCAGCCTGGGCCGGGCCGATCCGGCCGATCGCCCCGCAATAGGGCCCGCGCGCGTCCCGCTCGACTTCGGCGATCAGTTCCATGGCGCGGATCTTGGGCGCGCCGGTGATCGAACCGCAGGGAAACATCGCGCGCACCAAGTCCGCCGCGCCGCGCCCTTCGGCCATCGTCGCGCGCACCGTGGTCACCATCTGATGCACGGTGGGATAGCTTTCGACCGCGAACGGCGCGTCGACCCGGACGCTGCCCGGCTCCGCCACGCGGCTGAGATCGTTGCGCAGAAGGTCGACGATCATCAGGTTCTCGGCCCGGTCCTTCGCCGATCCGGCGAGGTCTTCGGCCAGCGCGCGATCGCGGGCCGGATCGTCCGCCCGCGGGCGCGTGCCTTTCATCGGCTTGGCCCTGGCCTCGCGCCCTTTCAGCGAGACGAACAGTTCGGGCGACAGGCTGAGCAACCAGTGCTGCCCGTCGAACACCGCCCCGCCATAGCCTGCCTGCGCGGCCGGGCGCAGCGCGGCGTAGAGCGCAAGCGGGTCCCCCCGATAGGACCCGGCGAGCGGCAGGGTGAGGTTTGCCTGGTAGATGTCGCCCGCGCGGATCGCCTCCTGCAACCGGTCGAACGCCGCCAGATAGGCGCCTGTCGATATCTGCGGATCGAGCGGGCCGAGCGACGCCTCCCCTGCCGCGCGCCCGGCGATCCACGCCTCGACCTCGGCCGCGGGGATGACCGTCTCCTGCGCGAACAGGCCCAGCCAAACGAGCGGCCCGGCCGCGCCGCTGCGCGCTTCGGCGAGCGGCATCAGCTTCGGTTCGAGCGCCAGCCCCGCCTCGTAGGCGATAAAGCCCGCCAGCCATCCGCCGCGTTCCGCGCGCGCGGTGTCGGCGGCCTCAAGCACGGCTTCGACCTCGCCGGGACGGCGCGCGACGAAGATCTCGGCCGGATCTTCGTATAGATGCGCATCGGCGGCATTTTCGCGGCGCGCATCGTCCAGCAATACAAAGGGAACCCGGTCCGGCATTCGGCCAGCCTTAGGGCCAGCGGGAAAATAGGCCAAGCCGGGAACTTGACCGCCCCCGACGGGGTGGGCCATGCCATGGCGGCATCGAGGCGGGAGGTTCGCGCAGTGGGTGAAATATTTCTCGGTCTGGCCGACAATGGAGAGAAGCAGTTTCTCGACCTCTCGCGCGCCAACCGGCACGGGCTGATCGCCGGGGCGACCGGCACTGGCAAGACGGTGACCCTGCAGGGCCTGGCCGAGAGCTTTTCCGCCAATGGCGTGCCGGTCTTCGTCGCCGACGTGAAAGGCGACCTGTCGGGTATTGCCATGGCCGGCTCGCCCGATTTCAAGCACGCCGACAAGCTCGAGGCGCGCGCGCAGGAACTGGGCATGGCCGACTATGCCTATTCCGACAATCCGGCGGTGTTCTGGGATCTTTACGGAGAGCAGGGCCATCCGATCCGCACGACGATATCGGAAATGGGCCCGCTCCTGCTCGCGCGCCTGCTCGATCTCAACGACACGCAGGAAGGCGTTCTGCAGATCGCGTTCCGCTATGCCGACGACAACGGCCTGCTCCTGCTCGACCTCGGCGACCTTCAGGCGATGCTGGCGCACTGCGCAGAGAACGCGAAGGAACTGAGCGCGAAATACGGCAATGTCAGCCGCGCCAGCGTCGGCGCGATCCAGCGCCAGTTGCTGAGCTTCGAAAGCCAGGGGGCCGATCGCTTCTTCGGCGAGCCGGCGCTGGAGATCGACGATTTCCTGAAGTGCGACGAGCAGGGGCGCGGCTATATCAACGTGCTCGCCGCCGACAAGCTGATGCGCAGCCCCAAGCTCTATGCCACGTTCCTGCTGTGGCTGCTCGCCGAACTGTTCGAAAGCCTGCCCGAAGTGGGCGACCCGGACAAGCCGAAGCTGGTGTTCTTCTTCGACGAGGCGCACCTGCTGTTCGACGATGCGCCCAGGGCGCTGGAGGAGAAGATCGAACAGGTCGTGCGCCTGATCCGGTCGAAAGGGGTGGGCGTGTTCTTCGTCACCCAGAACCCGATCGACATTCCCGAAGACGTGGCGGGCCAGTTGGGCAACCGGGTCCAGCACGCCCTGCGCGCCTTCACCCCGCGCGACCAGCGCGCGATTCGCGCCGCGGCCGAGACGTTCCGCATCAACCCGGACCTGGACGTCGAGCAAGCGATCACCGAGCTGAAAGTGGGCGAGGCGCTGGTCTCCACCCTGCTCGAAGACGGTGCGCCATCGGTGGTCCAGCGCACGCTGATCAAGCCGCCGCGCAGCCGGCTGGGGCCGGTGAGTGCGAAAGAGCGTGCCATCGTGCAATCGGTCAGCCCGTTCGCGGGGAAATACGACACCGCGATCGACCGCGAGAGTGCGGAGGAGGTTCTGGCACAGAAAGCCGCCGATGCCGCCGCCACGGCCGAGGAAGTGGAGGAAAAGGGCCGCGAAGAGGTCGAGAAACGCCCGCGCAGGAGCCCGTCGATCTGGAGCAAGGCGATGAAGCGCGCGATCGGCGCCGCCACCGGATCGGGCGCGGCGATCGCGGCCAGCACGATCACCGGCAAGCGGTCGCGGGCCAATCCGATCAAGACCGCCGCCACTTCGGGCCTGGGGTCGATTGCGACCGATCTTGCCGGGCCGCTCGCGGGCCGGTTCGTGCGCAATCTGATCGGCGGCCTGATGCGCTAGCGCCCCGGCTGCGTCAGCCTGCAGGCAGCCGGATTTCCGCGCGCAACCCGCCTTGCTCGCGGTTTGCCAGAACCAGTTCGCCGCCGTGCTGTTCGGCGATCGCCCGGGCGAGCGTGAGGCCGAGGCCGGCGCCGCCGGTCGCGCGGTTGCGCGAGGCTTCGCCGCGGGTGAACGGTTCCAGCATGTCGGCGATCCGGTCGGGCGGGATGCCGGGGCCGCGGTCCTCGACGCGCAGCACCACATGGCCGCCCTCGCGCAATAGCGACACTTCGGCCCCGCCGCCGTAGCGCACGGCGTTGGCGATCAGGTTGCGCAGCGCCCGGCGCAACCAGGTGATATGGACCGGCAGCGCGGCGCGCACCGTGGTCCCCAGCGCGACCGGATCGCCCATGTCCTCGAACTCCTCGACGACGGCGGCGGTCAGGGCGGCGAGATCGACCCGCTCGGGCGGATCGCTCGCGCGGCCGACGCGGGCGAGCGAGAGAATGTCGTCGAGCGAGCGGGTAATATCCTCGATCCCCGCGGCCATCTTCGCGCGCTCGCCTTCGTCTTCCACCGATTCGATGCGCACGCGCAGCGCGGCGAGCGGCGTCTTGAGATCGTGCCCGATCGCGCCGAGCATGACGTCCTTTTCATCGAGCAGCGCCGCGATGCGCGCTTCCATCGCGTTGTGCGCGGCGATCAGCCGGCGCACGTCGTGTGGGCCGCGCGGGGCGAGCTGGCCGTCGGCATTCTGCGTGCGGGCGAAGTTCTCCGTGCGCGCGGTGAGCGCCGCGAGCGGCCGGGTGATCCGCCGCAGCAGGAGGAAATGCAGCCCGACGAGCAGGATGTAGATCACCAGCGTCTGGACGACGATCGAGCTGAGCACCCCGCGCTGGGGCGAAGGGATGGGCACGCGCGCGACGATCCAGTCGCCCTCGTCCGGTTGCCGGAGGGCGGCGACGACCATTCGCCGGTCGGGCCCGTCCCGGCGCAGCAGCCGGGCGCGCAGGCGGGGACGGTCTTCGATGAACGGATCGCGCGCCAGCGGGCGTTCGACCACGATCAGGTCGCCCACCGCCATTCCGTGGCTTTCGATCAGCGAACGCAGCGTGGCGGTTCGATCGTCGTCGCGGACATCGCCCGGCAGGGGCGCAAACGCGGGCATCCGCTCGATCCGCAGCGCGCGGACGACCCGCCCGGAGGCATCGCGCCGGATCCTGCGCGGCTGCTCTGCGTCGCCTTCGGCGCGCGGCTGGCCGCGAACGACCAGCGAAAAGGCCGCGGCGTTCATCACCGCCGCCTCCCGCCGCGCCTCGGCCGCGCGCCACAGCAAGCCCGCCGAAATGGCCTGGGCGAGCAGCAGGACGGCGGCCACGGCCAGCAGCATCTGGCCCATCAGGCTGCGCGGCCACAGGCGCATGGCCTAGCCCCGATCCTGCGCGACGCGGCGCACGTCCGCCGCGAAGCGATAACCGCCCCCGCGCACGGTCAGGATAAAGTGAGGGTCGCGGCTGTCTTGCTCGATCTTGCGGCGCAGGCGGCTGACCTGGTTGTCGACCGCTCGGTCGAACAGATGCGCTTCCCGCCCCTGAACCATGTCGAGCAGCTTGTCGCGGTCCAGAACCGCCCGCGGGTGATCGAGGAACGCGCGCAGCAAGCGGAATTCGGCAGTGGAAATCGGCACCACCGCGCCTTCGGGATCGGTCAGCTTGCGCTTGAGCGGGTCGAGCCGCCAGTCTTCGAAGACGTAGTGCGCATCGTCGTCGGCCGGCGCGGCCGGCCGGCTTGCGCGGCGCAGGACCGAACGGATGCGGGCGACCAGCTCGCGCGGTTCGAACGGTTTGACGACATAGTCGTCAGCGCCAATTTCCAGCCCGACGATACGGTCGGTCGCTTCGCCCTTCGCGGTCAGGAATATGACCGGGATCTCGCGCGTTTCGACCAGGTGGCGGCACAGCGACAGTCCGTCTTCGCCCGGCATCATGATGTCGAGCAGGACAAGGTCGGGCGTTTCGGCCAGCATGGCGCTGCGCGCCGCGGCAGCGCCGGCTGCCTGCTGCACGGCGAACCCCTGGCGGGCAAGATAGTCCGCCAGGGGTTCGCGCAGGCTTGCCTCGTCGTCGACGAGCAGCAAGCGAATGGGGGCGGGGTCGCTCATCGCCGGGGCCTAGACCCGCGCCATGGTGTGGATCAAGCGCATGGCTTCAGCCCGGCTGGCGCGCTGCCCGATGCTGCTTCATCCGTTCGCGCATGGCGTCGCGCGCGGCCTTGCGCTCGGCCCGGGTGATCGCGCCATCGCCGTCGCTGTCGGCACGGGCGAAGCGCTGTTCGACCGCCGCGTCGAATTCGGCGCGGCTCACGGCCTTGTCGCCATCGGTGTCGGCCCGGCGCAGCATGGCCATGCCGGTCATCCTGCCGCCGTGGCGGCCCGCCTTGCGGCCGTGGCCGCGGCGCCCTTCGCGGGCCTTGTCGCCGCGCGCTTCGTGTGCGGCCTGCATCTCGGCCTGCGAGATCCCGCCGCTTCCGTCGGCATCGAGCCGCGCAAACCGTTCGGCGCGGCGCTCGGCCCGGCGCTCTTCGCGCGCTTCGCGGCGCTCGGCGCGCTTTTCGCGCCTTTCGGCCCGCGCCGCATCCATTTCGGCCCGGGTCACCTCGCCGTTACCGTCCGCGTCGAGCCGCGCGAAGCGTTGCGCCTGGCGCGCGGCGCGGTCGTCGGCATCGATTCTGCCGTCGGCGTTGGCATCGAGGCGGGCGAAGAACCGGTCGGCATGGGCGCGCATTTCGGCGCGGGTGATCGCGCCGTTGCCGTCGGCATCGGGGCCGCGCGGCGCGCTGTCGTTCCGAGCCATCAGGGCGGACCCGCCGGCCAGCGCGAGCGCGGCGGCGGCGGAAAGGGAAAGGGCGATCGTTCTCATGGTCAATGCTCCGCTCGGGAAGAAGAGGGTTGAGCTGCGAGGTCGCCGGAGGGGGAGGGAGGTCGACCCGGCGACGCTCGCAACTCAGAGTGCCTGTTCTAGCGGCGCAGTGTCGCACGATTATCCCGGATCGGGGCGATATTGTCGCGGATTGTCGCACCGCTGCCCGCGCGTTCACGCACGGGCAAGGCAGTCAGCGCGCCCGGTGCTCGGTGCCTTCGCCGGCGGTGATGAAGAGCGCCGTGGCCTCCGCCTCGACATCCGCGGTGTGCCAGGTGCCGGGGGGATTGATCGCATATTCGCCCGCACCCAGGGTCACGGTGTCGGCCGAACCGTCGGCATGTTCCTGATGCAGCGTCATCTCCCCTTCCAGGCACAGGACGACTTCGTCGCCCGCCGGGTGCATTTCCCAGGAATCCCAGGATTCGGCGAAATGGAACAGGCTCACCAGCCGCCCTTCCGCCCCGTCTTCGGCATGGCGTGCGACATAATCGCCATACCACGCCATGCCGGTGAATTCCGGCTGGGCGACGGCGGTGCCGCCCCGGCCCAGATGGATCGGAAAGCGGGCGATCGGCTGGCCCGCCATCAGGCTTGCACCATGCAGAAGGCGTTGAGCTTGTTGCCGTCGCGATCGCGGAAATAGGCGGCGTAGAATGTGCTTCCGTCGCCATCGGGTTCGCCCCGCGGACCCGGAGCGCCTTCGTCGCTGCCGCCGTTCGCCAGCGCGATTTCGTAAAGCCGCTTCACTTGCGCTTCGTCCTTCGCCTCCAGCGCGACCATCGTGCCGTTGCCGACGCTCGCCGCCTTCCCGTCGTACGGCTTCGTCAGGGCCACGCCCGCGCCGCCGCCGGGCCGGCCCCAGGCGATGTAGCTGTCGAAATCCATCATCCGCCCCACGCCCATCTCTTCCGCGATGGCATCGTAGAACGGCGCGTTGCCCTGCAGGTCGTTGGTGCCCAGCGTTACGTAACCGATCATCGTCCCTCTCCTCGACAGCGAATCGCCAGTGAGGAGAACATTAGCAGAACATCGGGGTATAGGAAATGCCTTTTTGCGGCGGTGGGCCGGACGGGGCTAGAGCGGCCGGCACGCCTCCTCCAGCCAGGCCAGCGCCTCGCCTTCGAGCTGCGGGGCGAGGATCGCGCGGGTCTTCGCGTGATAGTCGTTCCACCAGGCGATCTCGTCCTCGGTCAGCAGCGAACGGTCGACCAGGGTGCGGTCGATCGGCACGAACGTCAGCGGTTCGAAGCCGAGCCAGTCGCCCTCGGCCCCGTCGATCTCGCGCTTCACGGTCAGCACGAGGTTCTCGATCCGAATGCCGTATTCGCCGCCCTTGTAATAACCGGGCTCGTTCGAGAGGATCATCCCGGCGAACAGCTCCTGCCCCGTGCCGGCCTGGCCGCCGCTCGACTTGGCGATCCGCTGCGGCCCCTCGTGCACGCCGAGGTAGCTGCCGACGCCGTGGCCGGTGCCGTGGCCGTAGTCGACCCCGGCCTGCCACAGGAACTGACGGGCGAAGGCGTCGAGCTGGCTGCCGTTGGTGCCTTGCGGGAAGACCGCGCGGTCGATCGCGATATGGCCCTTGAGCACGCGGGTGAAGCGGTCCTTCTGCTCGGCCGAGGGTTCGCGCGAGCCGTCGGGCGCGGCGATCCACACGGTGCGGGTGATATCGGTCGTCCCGTCGAGATATTGCCCGCCCGAATCGCACAGGAAAATGCTGCCCGGCTCGATCGGCAGGTTCGATTCCTCGTCGACCCGGTAATGCGGGATCGCCGCGTGCGGCCCGGCGGCGGAAATCGTGTCGAAGCTGTTGTCCTTCAGCAGACCGGTTGCCTGGCGGAATTCCTGCAGCTTGGCGGCGGCCGACAGCTCGGTCTCGCCGCCCTCGGGCGCCGCGACCGACAGCCAGTGGAGGAAGCGCGCCACCGCCGCGCCGTCCCGCTCCTGCGCCTTGCGGTGCCCTTGCTGCTCGACCGGGTTTTTGATCGCCTTGGGCAGGATCGCCGGATCGCGCTCGGCCACAGGCGTCGCGCCGGCGCCTTCCAGCAGGCGGAAGATCGCGGCCACGCCGTAGTCGGGATCGACCGAAACGGTCTTGCCCTTCATCGCGCCGAGCGCGCCGTCGAAGGCATCGCGCGGGCGGATCGTCACCGCGTTGCCGAGATGCTGTTCCAGCTCGGGCGTCACTTTCTCGGGCGCGATGAACAGTTCGGCCGTGCCGTCGCTGTGCACGATGAGGTAGGAGAGCGCGACCGGCGTGCGCTCGACATCGGTGCCGCGGATGTTGAGCAGCCAGGCGATCGAATCGAGCGCCGAGATCACCGCCGCGTCGTAGCCTTCCTCCTTCAGCCAGTCGGCCACTTCGGCGCGCTTTTCCGCGCTCGGGCGGCCGGCGTGTTCGTCCGCGTGGACCAGCGCAGGGGCGGCCGAGGGGGCGGGCCGATCGTCCCACACGGCATCGACCGGATTGCTGTCGACCGCGACCAGTTCGCTGCCCTTCTTCGCCAGCGCCTGGCCCACCTGATCGGCCCAGCCCTTCGTATGGAGCCAGGGATCGAAACCGATCTTCGCCCCGGCGGGCGCATTGTCGGCGATCCACTTGCCCATCGAGACCTGCGGGACGAGGCAATAGTCGTAAAGCTTGCCGTCGACCTGTTCGCGCACCTGGATCGTGTAGCGTCCGTCGACGAACATCGCCGCCTTGTCCGCCAGCACGACCGCGCTCCCGGCCGAACCGCCGAAGCCGGTCAGCCAGGCGAGGCGCTGGGCATAGCCGCCGATGTACTCGCTCATGTGTTCGTCGGAGATCGGAACGACGAAACCGTCGAGCCCCCGTCGCTTCAGTTCCTCGCGCAGGGCGGTGAGACGGGCTTCGTGGGTTTGCATCAGCATGGTTGCGGTCCTTTCGTGGCCCACATAGAGGCGCGGGATGGATCATGCCACCGAACAATCCGTATCCGGGCCGCCGATCGCGGCAAAGCGGCCCGTGAAAGCAACGCATCACGGGCACGAGATTTCCGACGATTACGCCTGGCTGCGCGACCCCGGCTATCCGGTGGTGGACGACGCGGAGGTGATCGCCCACCTGGAGGCGGAGAACGCCTGGTTCGAAGCGCGGATGAAGCCCCACCGCCCGCTGGTCGACACGCTGTTCACGGAAATGCGCGCCCGGATCAAGGAGGCGGACAAGTCGGTCCCGCAGAAGGACGGCGACTGGCTCTACTGGATCGAGTTCGAGGAAGGCGCCGAATACAAGAAATGGTGGCGTCGCCCGGTCGGCGCGCCCGACGACGGCAGCGCGGATCAGCTGATTCTCGACGAGCCGGCGCTGGCCGAAGGAAAGCCCTATTTCCGCGTCGGCGCGCTGTCGGTCAGCCAGGATGGCAGCAAGCTGGCCTATTCGGTCGACGACAACGGGTCCGAACGATTCACCGTGCGAATCAAGGACCTCGCGACCGGCGCGCTGCTGCCCGACGAGATTCCCGGCACGCTCTCCGCACTGGTCTGGGTCGCGGGCGACACCGGGCTGGTCTACTCGCTCGCCAACGAACAGTGGCGGACCGACAACGCGCGGCTCCACTGGCTGGGCAAGCCTGTCGAAGAGGATGTCGAACTCTACCACGAGGACGACGAGGGCTTCCGCGTCGGCTCGACGCTTTCGGCGGACGAGAAATGGATCGTGATCGGCACCAGCGATCACGAAACGAGCGAGGTCAGACTGGCCCCCGCCGACGATCCGCTGGCCGAACCGCTGCTGGTCCGCCCGCGGCGCAAGGGCGTCGAGTACGACGTCGATACGAATGGTGAGACGCTGTTCGTCCACGCCAACGACACGCACGAGAACTTCCGCCTCGCGACCGCGCCGCTCGCCGATCCGTCCGACTGGACGACGGCGATCGAGGGGTCGGACGACTTCTACCTCACCGGCTTCGCGCTGTTCCGCGACTTCTACGTGGTCGAGGGGCGGCAGGCGGGCCTCGATACGATCGCGGTCCGCTATTACGGCGATCCCGGGCGGGTCGAACCGATCGCCTTCCCCGAAGAAAGCTACAGCGCCGGCCTCGCCAACAATCCCGAATTCGCGACCGACCGGCTGCGCCTCTCCTACGAAAGCATGGTCAGCCCCTCGACCGTCTACGACTATCACGTCGCCGAGCGGCGGCTCGAAACGCTGAAAGTGCAGGAGATCCCCACGGGCTACGACGCCTCGCTCTATCGTACGGAGCGGATCGCGGTCCCGGCGCGCGACGGCACGCCGGTTCCGGTGTCGATCCTCTATCGCGCCGACCGCGAAAGCCCCGGGCCGCTGCACCTTTACGGCTATGGCGCTTACGGAATCGCCGTTCCGCCCGGCTTTTCGACCACCCGGCTGAGCCTGGTCGATCGCGGGTTCGCCTATGCCATCGCCCATATCCGCGGCGGCGACGATCTGGGCCGCGCCTGGTACAAGGCGGGCAAGCTGGAGCGGCGCACCAATGCCTTCAACGATTTCGTCGACGTGGCGAAAGGCCTGATCGCGCGCGGCTATACCGAAGCGGGCAAAGTCACGATCTCGGGCGGGTCGGCCGGCGGCGAGCTGATGGGGGCAGTGGTCAATTCCGATCCCGCGCTGTGGGGCGCGGTCGTGGCGCATGTGCCGTTCGTCGACGTGCTCAACACGATGCTCGACGCCAGCCTGCCGCTGACGCCGGGCGAGTGGCCCGAATGGGGCAATCCGATCGAGGACAGGGCCGCGTTCGAGCTGATCCGCAGCTACAGCCCCTACGACAACGTCCGCGCGCAGGCCTATCCGCCGATGCTGGTGACCGCCGGATTGAACGATCCGCGCGTGACCTATTGGGAGCCGGCCAAGTGGGTCGCCCGGCTGCGCGCGTTGAAGACCGACAGCAACGAGCTGCTGCTCAAGACCAACATGGGCGCCGGGCACGGCGGCAAGTCGGGCCGGTTCGAAAGCCTGGAGGAAGCGGCCGAGGAATTCGCCTTCATCCTGTGGCAGATGGGGCTGGCGCCGCCGGCCGGTACCGGCGGCGAAAACCCCGGCGGCGCCCCGGAGGCCGGGGAATGAGTGGGCCGTTCCGCCTGACGTTTGCCGCGCGGCCCGGGCACATCGACGTGATGGGCCACGTCAACAACACCGTGTGGGTCCAGTGGGTGCAGGATATCGCGACTGCACACTGGGATGCAGCGGCGCAGCCCGGTCACGCGCAGGCCTATGTCTGGGTCGTGACCCGGCACGAGATCGATTATCGCGGCAATGTGGCCGAGGGCGAGCAGGTGGTCGGCGAGACCTGGATCGAAGGCGAACCGCGCGGCGCGACGTCGATGCGGCGGGTCGATTTCCGCAATGCGGCGGG
The sequence above is a segment of the Pelagerythrobacter marensis genome. Coding sequences within it:
- a CDS encoding helicase HerA-like domain-containing protein — translated: MGEIFLGLADNGEKQFLDLSRANRHGLIAGATGTGKTVTLQGLAESFSANGVPVFVADVKGDLSGIAMAGSPDFKHADKLEARAQELGMADYAYSDNPAVFWDLYGEQGHPIRTTISEMGPLLLARLLDLNDTQEGVLQIAFRYADDNGLLLLDLGDLQAMLAHCAENAKELSAKYGNVSRASVGAIQRQLLSFESQGADRFFGEPALEIDDFLKCDEQGRGYINVLAADKLMRSPKLYATFLLWLLAELFESLPEVGDPDKPKLVFFFDEAHLLFDDAPRALEEKIEQVVRLIRSKGVGVFFVTQNPIDIPEDVAGQLGNRVQHALRAFTPRDQRAIRAAAETFRINPDLDVEQAITELKVGEALVSTLLEDGAPSVVQRTLIKPPRSRLGPVSAKERAIVQSVSPFAGKYDTAIDRESAEEVLAQKAADAAATAEEVEEKGREEVEKRPRRSPSIWSKAMKRAIGAATGSGAAIAASTITGKRSRANPIKTAATSGLGSIATDLAGPLAGRFVRNLIGGLMR
- the pabB gene encoding aminodeoxychorismate synthase component I, whose protein sequence is MPDRVPFVLLDDARRENAADAHLYEDPAEIFVARRPGEVEAVLEAADTARAERGGWLAGFIAYEAGLALEPKLMPLAEARSGAAGPLVWLGLFAQETVIPAAEVEAWIAGRAAGEASLGPLDPQISTGAYLAAFDRLQEAIRAGDIYQANLTLPLAGSYRGDPLALYAALRPAAQAGYGGAVFDGQHWLLSLSPELFVSLKGREARAKPMKGTRPRADDPARDRALAEDLAGSAKDRAENLMIVDLLRNDLSRVAEPGSVRVDAPFAVESYPTVHQMVTTVRATMAEGRGAADLVRAMFPCGSITGAPKIRAMELIAEVERDARGPYCGAIGRIGPAQAGTGGDAAFNVAIRTLRLTPVENGQGSAVLGVGSAIVADSEPMTEWREAMLKGDFARRSSATRRAPGFDLIETMRFTPEDGIALIEGHLERMKASAAALGFAFDRHAARNRIQALCFELERESRVRLLASRSGAIALEASDMPPAPETPIRCIALPLPVDPGDWRLRHKTTDRGFYEEALAVAREAGAQEAVFVRDDGLVTEGSFTNVFCSRGDRLDTPPASLGLLPGIGRGALIAAGRARERELTLRDLESGFLVGNALRGLLRAELV
- a CDS encoding cupin domain-containing protein, with the translated sequence MAGQPIARFPIHLGRGGTAVAQPEFTGMAWYGDYVARHAEDGAEGRLVSLFHFAESWDSWEMHPAGDEVVLCLEGEMTLHQEHADGSADTVTLGAGEYAINPPGTWHTADVEAEATALFITAGEGTEHRAR
- a CDS encoding sensor histidine kinase, whose translation is MRLWPRSLMGQMLLAVAAVLLLAQAISAGLLWRAAEARREAAVMNAAAFSLVVRGQPRAEGDAEQPRRIRRDASGRVVRALRIERMPAFAPLPGDVRDDDRTATLRSLIESHGMAVGDLIVVERPLARDPFIEDRPRLRARLLRRDGPDRRMVVAALRQPDEGDWIVARVPIPSPQRGVLSSIVVQTLVIYILLVGLHFLLLRRITRPLAALTARTENFARTQNADGQLAPRGPHDVRRLIAAHNAMEARIAALLDEKDVMLGAIGHDLKTPLAALRVRIESVEDEGERAKMAAGIEDITRSLDDILSLARVGRASDPPERVDLAALTAAVVEEFEDMGDPVALGTTVRAALPVHITWLRRALRNLIANAVRYGGGAEVSLLREGGHVVLRVEDRGPGIPPDRIADMLEPFTRGEASRNRATGGAGLGLTLARAIAEQHGGELVLANREQGGLRAEIRLPAG
- a CDS encoding response regulator, with translation MSDPAPIRLLLVDDEASLREPLADYLARQGFAVQQAAGAAAARSAMLAETPDLVLLDIMMPGEDGLSLCRHLVETREIPVIFLTAKGEATDRIVGLEIGADDYVVKPFEPRELVARIRSVLRRASRPAAPADDDAHYVFEDWRLDPLKRKLTDPEGAVVPISTAEFRLLRAFLDHPRAVLDRDKLLDMVQGREAHLFDRAVDNQVSRLRRKIEQDSRDPHFILTVRGGGYRFAADVRRVAQDRG
- a CDS encoding VOC family protein, with translation MIGYVTLGTNDLQGNAPFYDAIAEEMGVGRMMDFDSYIAWGRPGGGAGVALTKPYDGKAASVGNGTMVALEAKDEAQVKRLYEIALANGGSDEGAPGPRGEPDGDGSTFYAAYFRDRDGNKLNAFCMVQA
- a CDS encoding aminopeptidase P family protein is translated as MLMQTHEARLTALREELKRRGLDGFVVPISDEHMSEYIGGYAQRLAWLTGFGGSAGSAVVLADKAAMFVDGRYTIQVREQVDGKLYDYCLVPQVSMGKWIADNAPAGAKIGFDPWLHTKGWADQVGQALAKKGSELVAVDSNPVDAVWDDRPAPSAAPALVHADEHAGRPSAEKRAEVADWLKEEGYDAAVISALDSIAWLLNIRGTDVERTPVALSYLIVHSDGTAELFIAPEKVTPELEQHLGNAVTIRPRDAFDGALGAMKGKTVSVDPDYGVAAIFRLLEGAGATPVAERDPAILPKAIKNPVEQQGHRKAQERDGAAVARFLHWLSVAAPEGGETELSAAAKLQEFRQATGLLKDNSFDTISAAGPHAAIPHYRVDEESNLPIEPGSIFLCDSGGQYLDGTTDITRTVWIAAPDGSREPSAEQKDRFTRVLKGHIAIDRAVFPQGTNGSQLDAFARQFLWQAGVDYGHGTGHGVGSYLGVHEGPQRIAKSSGGQAGTGQELFAGMILSNEPGYYKGGEYGIRIENLVLTVKREIDGAEGDWLGFEPLTFVPIDRTLVDRSLLTEDEIAWWNDYHAKTRAILAPQLEGEALAWLEEACRPL
- a CDS encoding S9 family peptidase, producing the protein MDHATEQSVSGPPIAAKRPVKATHHGHEISDDYAWLRDPGYPVVDDAEVIAHLEAENAWFEARMKPHRPLVDTLFTEMRARIKEADKSVPQKDGDWLYWIEFEEGAEYKKWWRRPVGAPDDGSADQLILDEPALAEGKPYFRVGALSVSQDGSKLAYSVDDNGSERFTVRIKDLATGALLPDEIPGTLSALVWVAGDTGLVYSLANEQWRTDNARLHWLGKPVEEDVELYHEDDEGFRVGSTLSADEKWIVIGTSDHETSEVRLAPADDPLAEPLLVRPRRKGVEYDVDTNGETLFVHANDTHENFRLATAPLADPSDWTTAIEGSDDFYLTGFALFRDFYVVEGRQAGLDTIAVRYYGDPGRVEPIAFPEESYSAGLANNPEFATDRLRLSYESMVSPSTVYDYHVAERRLETLKVQEIPTGYDASLYRTERIAVPARDGTPVPVSILYRADRESPGPLHLYGYGAYGIAVPPGFSTTRLSLVDRGFAYAIAHIRGGDDLGRAWYKAGKLERRTNAFNDFVDVAKGLIARGYTEAGKVTISGGSAGGELMGAVVNSDPALWGAVVAHVPFVDVLNTMLDASLPLTPGEWPEWGNPIEDRAAFELIRSYSPYDNVRAQAYPPMLVTAGLNDPRVTYWEPAKWVARLRALKTDSNELLLKTNMGAGHGGKSGRFESLEEAAEEFAFILWQMGLAPPAGTGGENPGGAPEAGE
- a CDS encoding acyl-CoA thioesterase, yielding MSGPFRLTFAARPGHIDVMGHVNNTVWVQWVQDIATAHWDAAAQPGHAQAYVWVVTRHEIDYRGNVAEGEQVVGETWIEGEPRGATSMRRVDFRNAAGKVIVSAATTWAMLDRETGRPVRVRPDVLAPFRAG